In Rhipicephalus microplus isolate Deutch F79 chromosome 9, USDA_Rmic, whole genome shotgun sequence, one genomic interval encodes:
- the LOC142771614 gene encoding uncharacterized protein LOC142771614, with translation MVQGVASRALVVKAPSSPGLEIDSAKGDSWWQRWDGGPPVALRQQSVFKSPFCFQLECFQNTLRTKVWPDRARQFVAFAGVLALSPMPRTLARDWCTRRRLQFSATSCTPRFGTSAYEISRHCARP, from the exons CGCCTTCCTCTCCCGGCTTGGAAATCGACTCGGCCAAAGGTGacagctggtggcagcggtgggatggcGGACCCCCGGTAGCTCTGCGCCAGCAGTCG GTTTTCAAGAGTCCATTCTGTTTTCAACTGGAATGTTTCCAAAACACTCTGCGAACGAAGGTCTGGCCTGACCGAGCTCGGCAGTTTGTGGCGTTCGCGGGGGTGCTTGCTCTTTCGCCTATGCCCAGGACCCTGGCACGCGACTGGTGTACTCGGCGACGCCTGCAGTTTTCTGCCACGTCATGCACTCCACGTTTCGGCACATCGGCCTACGAGATCTCCAGACACTGCGCACGTCCCTAA